In the genome of Oncorhynchus clarkii lewisi isolate Uvic-CL-2024 chromosome 22, UVic_Ocla_1.0, whole genome shotgun sequence, one region contains:
- the LOC139380348 gene encoding oligodendrocyte transcription factor 2-like produces the protein MDSGTSRVSSRPSSPDVHDMFLHAMKKHMVGFSGTVSSTQSDSPPEIPADMRSLSDDDDDITLKMLSKKDRKLLSENELQGMRLKINSRERKRMHDLNIAMDGLREVMPYAHGPSVRKLSKIATLLLARNYILMLSNSLEEMKRLVSEFYGSGHHSSFHPSACGTMAHTGPLPGHPAVSHASHPVHHPLLPPAVSTVASLSTTGLTSIRPHHGLLKAPSAVPGPLGSSFHHWGAGMPCPCSMCQVPPHVSGMSAVTMSRLTSDSK, from the coding sequence ATGGACTCCGGTACCAGCCGAGTGTCTAGCCGACCTTCCTCTCCCGATGTGCACGATATGTTCCTGCATGCGATGAAGAAACACATGGTGGGTTTCTCCGGTACTGTCTCGTCCACACAGAGCGACTCTCCACCGGAGATACCCGCGGACATGCGGAGCCTGTCGGATGACGATGATGACATTACCCTGAAAATGCTGTCAAAGAAGGACCGTAAACTGCTCTCGGAGAACGAGCTGCAGGGGATGCGGCTGAAAATCAACAGCCGGGAGCGGAAGAGGATGCACGACCTCAACATCGCCATGGACGGTCTCCGGGAGGTCATGCCTTACGCGCACGGGCCCTCGGTGCGCAAACTCTCCAAAATCGCTACTCTCCTTCTGGCGAGAAACTACATCCTGATGCTGAGCAACTCgctggaggagatgaagaggcTTGTCAGTGAGTTCTACGGCAGCGGCCACCACAGCAGCTTCCACCCCTCCGCATGTGGTACCATGGCGCACACTGGGCCCCTGCCTGGTCATCCGGCGGTTTCCCACGCCTCCCACCCGGTGCACCATCCACTTCTTCCCCCGGCAGTCTCCACGGttgcctctctctctacaacgGGTCTCACCTCGATCAGACCCCACCATGGACTCCTGAAGGCGCCCTCGGCCGTCCCGGGCCCCCTGGGTAGCAGTTTCCATCACTGGGGCGCGGGAATGCCCTGTCCATGCAGCATGTGCCAGGTGCCACCACATGTTTCCGGCATGAGCGCTGTCACAATGTCCAGGCTGACGAGTGACTCCAAATGA